Proteins encoded together in one Coffea arabica cultivar ET-39 chromosome 2c, Coffea Arabica ET-39 HiFi, whole genome shotgun sequence window:
- the LOC113725264 gene encoding probable WRKY transcription factor 70 — MDLPNPQQLRTIQETVIGKLLKGKESATQLVALLKKPRSSGDRGGSVSAEELALQISRSFSESISAFGSLEGNGICQIVAADGVVRVSSVDRGSSKTSDNGRKRLGVKDRRGCYRRRNVAQSSIIVSSTVEDGHAWRKYGQKEILNTTYPRCYFRCTHKHDQGCKATKQVQRIKEEPVVYQTTYFGHHTCSDTLMRAPQIISDTDPMDSCLLSFETKAPTKQNLLLLYPNRVMTTATATGNQEFKDETQSDVSDNKSCLDSSTMLQNPTTNSETSGPRSSNVNGAYHEEVVSGMHSCSSTPLQGLDMEDFSTKFDDLDDHLLFGDMAGLLPALS; from the exons ATGGACTTACCAAACCCTCAACAGCTCCGTACAATCCAAGAAACAGTGATCGGAAAGCtactaaaaggaaaagaatccGCAACCCAACTCGTAGCCTTACTCAAAAAGCCCAGAAGCTCTGGAGATCGTGGTGGGTCGGTCTCGGCTGAGGAACTTGCCCTCCAAATCTCTAGATCTTTTTCTGAGAGTATTTCTGCCTTTGGCTCTCTTGAGGGTAATGGGATATGCCAGATCGTGGCCGCCGACGGCGTCGTTAGGGTGTCTTCCGTTGACCGGGGGAGCTCCAAGACTTCGGACAACGGCAGGAAGAGGCTAGGAGTGAAAGATCGGAGGGGTTGCTATAGGAGAAG AAACGTCGCACAGTCTTCGATTATTGTCTCCTCTACTGTGGAAGATGGACATGCATGGAGAAAATATGGACAAAAGGAAATTCTCAACACAACATATCCAAG GTGCTACTTTAGGTGCACCCACAAGCATGATCAAGGCTGCAAGGCAACCAAGCAAGTCCAGAGGATCAAGGAGGAACCCGTCGTGTACCAAACCACATATTTTGGGCATCATACTTGCAGTGATACCCTGATGAGGGCTCCACAAATCATCTCAGACACAGATCCCATGGACTCTTGTCTGCTTAGTTTCGAAACAAAGGCCCCAACCAAGCaaaatcttcttcttctttatccTAATCGGGTGATGACCACCGCCACAGCCACAGGGAATCAAGAATTCAAAGACGAGACGCAGAGTGATGTCTCCGACAACAAATCATGCTTGGATTCTTCCACCATGTTGCAGAATCCAACGACTAATTCAGAGACATCTGGACCGAGATCCTCCAACGTTAATGGAGCTTATCACGAAGAAGTGGTCTCTGGCATGCACTCATGCTCGTCAACTCCTTTGCAAGGGCTGGATATGGAGGATTTCAGTACTAAATTTGATGATCTGGACGATCATCTTTTATTTGGCGACATGGCCGGGCTCTTGCCTGCCCTTTCCTAA
- the LOC113721158 gene encoding WRKY transcription factor 55-like produces the protein MDETIDLILQGCQMAKSLEGSLPNMTNQPESLISSCDEIIRVFSRAKESVSKAQLAVLPESHKSQLLGISSGVQEWLRDSSIPTRAMDLLREQQFLPDDTKSKGVIGGGLDEMVVGQMGGGGRFCGRHSLERAREIEPPAVEAASSGGSRASASQRQRKSRDGGVERRVERVPAPQMGNTEIPPEDGYTWRKYGQKDILNSRFPRSYFRCTHQKLYQCPAKKQVQRLDDDPNIFEVTYRGDHTCHLSSTAPSVPPPLPVERREARSMMQQATAAAIHPLPNPAAATTLSMSQWLTIRDFGLAVAGGGVAGSTSSTVNMGGGSSTSGGAAAGPSTSRYGRDVDYPVADMADVMFNSGSSSSTSMDLIFSSMDDKWPDSADKKN, from the exons ATGGATGAGACAATTGATTTGATCTTACAAGGGTGTCAAATGGCTAAATCTCTCGAAGGAAGCCTACCTAACATGACAAACCAACCCGAAAGTCTCATCAGCTCTTGCGACGAAATCATTAGGGTCTTCAGCAGAGCTAAGGAGAGTGTATCAAAAGCCCAACTGGCGGTTCTTCCCGAGTCCCATAAATCCCAGCTTTTGGGGATTTCTTCTGGGGTTCAAGAATGGCTAAGAGATAGCAGCATACCAACGCGAGCAATGGATTTGCTTCGCGAACAGCAGTTTTTGCCAGATGATACGAAGTCGAAGGGAGTCATCGGCGGTGGGTTGGATGAGATGGTTGTTGGTCAAATGGGCGGTGGAGGACGTTTCTGTGGGCGGCATTCTCTGGAAAGGGCCCGGGAGATTGAACCTCCTGCAGTTGAGGCCGCGTCCTCCGGGGGCAGTAGAGCTTCAGCTTCGCAAAGACAGCGAAAAAG TAGGGACGGCGGTGTTGAGAGAAGGGTTGAGAGAGTACCTGCTCCACAGATGGGAAACACCGAGATTCCACCTGAGGATGGCTATACATGGAGAAAATACGGCCAGAAAGACATTCTTAATTCTAGATTTCCAAG GAGTTATTTCAGGTGCACCCACCAAAAGCTGTACCAATGTCCAGCCAAGAAACAAGTCCAGCGACTGGATGACGATCCAAACATATTCGAAGTGACATACCGAGGCGACCACACTTGCCATCTGTCATCCACGGCCCCATCTGTACCGCCACCGCTGCCGGTGGAGCGAAGAGAAGCTCGCAGTATGATGCAACAAGCCACGGCGGCTGCCATCCATCCTCTTCCGAATCCAGCCGCCGCCACCACCTTGTCCATGAGCCAATGGCTAACCATTAGGGACTTTGGCCTCGCTGTTGCCGGCGGAGGCGTAGCAGGGTCCACTAGCAGCACCGTTAACATGGGCGGCGGCAGCAGTACGAGTGGTGGCGCAGCAGCCGGTCCATCCACCTCCCGCTACGGGAGGGATGTTGACTACCCCGTCGCAGATATGGCTGATGTCATGTTTAACTCCGGTAGCAGCAGCAGCACTAGCATGGACCTCATCTTCTCTTCCATGGATGACAAATGGCCGGATTCAGCAGACAAGAAAAATTAA